From Camelina sativa cultivar DH55 chromosome 20, Cs, whole genome shotgun sequence, the proteins below share one genomic window:
- the LOC104768610 gene encoding protein PHYTOCHROME KINASE SUBSTRATE 4-like — protein sequence MAQTTVTVVATKRDALDPYIKILQNRSNDIDVSFSSYLKPDNNEQRQKEHEDAELSIFEARSYFSENGSNDRCQTRNLSGPRFSSVSSAKVSSCTVGHTASSEASWNSQTGLLSNKNRQGSDRDGRGTSKKGPRWFFRRRACPCSSSKSVQVQESKPRIAVPKTDSDRAVSNRIVHHQTISSPEPIRLTIPSNTVTRSIDYTANREATAPVSKFSFPTLKETTQSSEKPALNPIKPGLNQIEPALHPIKPVLNPTSPKGTIIADEEATSDASSDLFEIESFSTQPTARPWVQPASRDSIDETMSEYGYEPSEASVTWSVMTAEPASAVAANLSRIGLSSSSSLEFSGCDKKRTGLLSCRYEKAVMVSSGQRLVQPLKSVSVQNDVTGKVLSNNGSSKQCVTNRDMLDNKSSFLV from the coding sequence ATGGCGCAAACTACTGTAACTGTTGTGGCAACCAAACGCGATGCTCTTGATCCTTACATCAAGATTCTTCAGAATCGATCAAACGACATCGATGTCTCTTTCTCCTCGTACCTCAAGCCAGACAACAACGAACAACGACAAAAAGAACATGAAGATGCTGAGCTAAGCATATTCGAAGCTCGAAGTTACTTTAGCGAAAACGGAAGCAACGATAGATGCCAGACGAGGAATCTTAGTGGTCCAAGATTCTCTTCGGTTTCATCTGCAAAAGTGTCTTCTTGTACCGTAGGTCACACGGCATCCTCTGAAGCTAGCTGGAACAGCCAAACCGGTTTGCTCTCTAACAAAAACCGCCAAGGATCGGACCGAGATGGACGTGGAACCAGCAAGAAAGGACCCAGATGGTTTTTTAGACGCAGGGCTTGTCCCTGTTCTAGCTCTAAATCGGTTCAAGTCCAAGAATCCAAACCAAGAATCGCAGTGCCTAAAACCGATTCTGACCGAGCCGTCTCTAACCGAATCGTTCATCATCAGACGATATCTTCGCCTGAGCCAATAAGATTAACGATCCCTTCAAACACTGTGACTAGGTCCATCGATTACACCGCAAACAGAGAAGCTACAGCTCCAGTTAGTAAATTTAGCTTCCCAACTCTAAAGGAAACTACACAATCATCAGAGAAACCGGCTCTTAACCCGATCAAACCGGGTCTAAATCAAATTGAACCGGCTTTGCATCCGATTAAACCGGTTCTGAATCCCACTAGTCCTAAGGGAACCATCATAGCTGACGAGGAAGCCACGAGCGACGCTAGCTCCGATCTCTTTGAGATAGAGAGCTTCTCTACTCAACCAACAGCTCGTCCATGGGtccaacccgcatcccgagacTCGATAGACGAGACCATGTCCGAGTATGGATACGAGCCGAGTGAAGCGAGTGTTACATGGAGCGTTATGACCGCGGAGCCAGCCTCGGCGGTTGCGGCTAACTTATCCAGAATTGGTTTGTCGTCGTCTTCGTCGCTTGAGTTTAGCGGTTGCGATAAGAAGAGAACCGGGTTGCTGAGCTGTCGTTATGAGAAAGCCGTTATGGTTAGCAGCGGTCAGCGGTTGGTGCAACCGCTTAAGAGCGTTAGCGTTCAGAACGATGTCACGGGGAAGGTGTTGTCCAACAATGGCAGTTCGAAACAATGCGTGACAAATCGAGATATGCTAGATAACAAATCTTCGTTCTTGGTTTAG
- the LOC104768613 gene encoding synaptotagmin-3-like isoform X2, with amino-acid sequence MILLSETIKRQVSSMYHWPQVLEIPILDASTASVKKPVGLLHVNIIRARNLLKKDLLGTSDPYVKLSLTGEKLPAKKTTIKKRNLNPEWNEHFKLIVKDPKSQVLQLEVFDWDKVGGHDRLGMQMIPLQKLNTGEKRAFNLDLIKNSNVVVDSVDKKKRGILELDLRYVPFREESLKSRNANKDEYERKESTDEKSSEDDDFLSHAGLLSVAIQSAKDVEGKKKHSNPYAVVLFGGEKKKTKMLKKTRDPRWNEEFQFTLEEPPVKESIRVGVMSKGTGFHFRSKEELGHVDINLEDVVVNGRINQKYHLINSRNGIIHIEIRWTTS; translated from the exons ATGATCCTCCTATCG GAAACTATTAAAAGGCAAGTTTCAAGCATGTACCATTGGCCACAAGTGCTTGAGATACCAATTCTTGATGCTTCAAC AGCGTCTGTAAAGAAGCCTGTTGGATTACTTCATGTGAACATTATTCGAGCTCGTAATCTCCTAAAGAAGGACTTATTGGGAACTTCCGACCCTTATGTCAAGCTTAGTTTGACTGGAGAAAAGCTTCCAGCAAAGAAAACCACCATAAAGAAGAGGAACTTAAACCCAGAATGGAATGAACACTTCAAGCTCATCGTGAAGGACCCAAAATCACAAGTCCTTCAACTTGAAGTCTTTGACTGGGACAAG GTTGGAGGGCACGACAGATTGGGAATGCAGATGATCCCATTGCAAAAGCTTAACACGGGTGAGAAGAGAGCATTTAATCTTGACCTGATCAAGAACTCAAATGTTGTTGTGGATTCTGtggacaagaaaaaaagaggaataTTAGAGTTGGACCTCAGGTATGTGCCATTCAGAGAAGAAAGCCTTAAGAGTAGAAACGCAAATAAGGATGAGTACGAGAGGAAAGAAAGCACTGACGAGAAATcatcagaagatgatgattttCTCAGTCATGCCGGTCTACTCTCAGTTGCAATACAATCTGCCAAAGATGTCGAGGGCAAGAAGAAACACTCGAACCCTTATGCCGTTGTTCTCTTTggaggagaaaagaagaaaacaaag ATGCTGAAGAAAACACGAGACCCTCGATGGAATGAGGAATTCCAGTTTACACTCGAGGAGCCGCCAGTGAAAGAGAGTATACGCGTTGGGGTTATGAGTAAAGGAACTGGCTTTCACTTTCGATCCAAG GAGGAACTAGGACATGTAGACATAAATCTGGAGGATGTTGTTGTCAATGGAAGGATCAACCAGAAATACCATCTTATCAATTCCAGAAACGGCATTATTCACATTGAGATCCGTTGGACGACTAGTTAA
- the LOC104772117 gene encoding protein PHYTOCHROME KINASE SUBSTRATE 4-like: MAQTTVTVVATKRDALDPYIKILQNRSNDIDVSFSSYLKPDNNEQRQKEPEDAELSIFEARSYFSENGSNDRCQTRNLSGPRFSSVSSAKVSSCTVGHTASSEASWNSQTGLLSNKNRQGSDRDGRGTSKKGPRWFFRRRACPCSSSKSVQVQESKPRIAVPKTDSDRAVSNRIVHHQTISSPEPIRLTIPSNTVTRSIDYTANREATAPVSKFSFPTLKETTQSSEKPALNPIKPGLNQIEPALHPIKPVLNPTSPKGTIIADEEATSDASSDLFEIESFSTQPTARPWVQPASRDSIDETMSEYGYEPSEASVTWSVMTAEPASAVAANLSRIGLSSSSSLEFSGXIRIVFFGSGSDRIFGSRYFAQA; encoded by the coding sequence ATGGCGCAAACTACTGTAACTGTTGTGGCAACCAAACGCGATGCTCTTGATCCTTACATCAAGATTCTTCAGAATCGATCAAACGACATCGATGTCTCTTTCTCCTCGTACCTCAAGCCAGACAACAACGAACAACGACAAAAAGAACCTGAAGATGCTGAGCTAAGCATATTCGAAGCTCGAAGTTACTTTAGCGAAAACGGAAGCAACGATAGATGCCAGACGAGGAATCTTAGTGGTCCAAGATTCTCTTCGGTTTCATCTGCAAAAGTGTCTTCTTGTACCGTAGGTCACACGGCATCCTCTGAAGCTAGCTGGAACAGCCAAACCGGTTTGCTCTCTAACAAAAACCGCCAAGGATCGGACCGAGATGGACGTGGAACCAGCAAGAAAGGACCCAGATGGTTTTTTAGACGCAGGGCTTGTCCCTGTTCTAGCTCTAAATCGGTTCAAGTCCAAGAATCCAAACCAAGAATCGCAGTGCCTAAAACCGATTCTGACCGAGCCGTCTCTAACCGAATCGTTCATCATCAGACGATATCTTCGCCTGAGCCAATAAGATTAACGATCCCTTCAAACACTGTGACTAGGTCCATCGATTACACCGCAAACAGAGAAGCTACAGCTCCAGTTAGTAAATTTAGCTTCCCAACTCTAAAGGAAACTACACAATCATCAGAGAAACCGGCTCTTAACCCGATCAAACCGGGTCTAAATCAAATTGAACCGGCTTTGCATCCGATTAAACCGGTTCTGAATCCCACTAGTCCTAAGGGAACCATCATAGCTGACGAGGAAGCCACGAGCGACGCTAGCTCCGATCTCTTTGAGATAGAGAGCTTCTCTACTCAACCAACAGCTCGTCCATGGGtccaacccgcatcccgagacTCGATAGACGAGACCATGTCCGAGTATGGATACGAGCCGAGTGAAGCGAGTGTTACATGGAGCGTTATGACCGCGGAGCCAGCCTCGGCGGTTGCGGCTAACTTATCCAGAATTGGTTTGTCGTCGTCTTCGTCGCTTGAGTTTAGCGGTTNGATTCGGATCGTgttttttggatcgggttcggatcggatattcGGATCCaggtattttgcccaggcctaa
- the LOC104768611 gene encoding metacaspase-9-like, with amino-acid sequence MDPQGMVKKRLAVLVGCNYPHTRNELHGCINDVLAMKETLLTRFGFKQEDIEVLTDETEAKVKPTGANIKAALRRMMDKAQPGTGDVLLFHYSGHGTRIPSVKPAHPFKQDEAIVPCDFNLITDVDFRELVNQLPKGTSFTMISDSCHSGGLIDKEKEQIGPFSVSSNISPAMETTNKIITSRALPFKAVLDHLISLTGISTSDIGTHLLELFGGDAGLKFRLPAMDLMDLLETMTARERHVDSGILLSGCQADETSADVGVGNGKAYGAFSHAIQTVLKENGAALKNKQLVMMARDVLERLGFHQHPCLYCSDQNADATFLSQH; translated from the coding sequence ATGGATCCACAAGGGATGGTCAAGAAAAGACTAGCCGTCCTCGTCGGCTGCAACTACCCTCACACAAGGAACGAGCTTCACGGTTGCATCAATGATGTTTTAGCAATGAAAGAAACTCTTCTGACCCGTTTCGGGTTCAAACAAGAGGACATTGAGGTGCTAACGGACGAGACAGAAGCAAAAGTGAAGCCGACAGGTGCCAACATCAAGGCTGCTTTACGTAGGATGATGGATAAAGCTCAACCCGGAACTGGAGACGTCTTGTTGTTCCACTACAGTGGCCATGGAACTCGTATTCCTTCGGTTAAACCTGCTCACCCTTTCAAACAAGACGAAGCTATTGTTCCTTGTGATTTCAATCTCATCACAGATGTTGATTTCAGAGAATTGGTCAATCAACTTCCTAAAGGAACAAGCTTTACCATGATCTCTGATTCTTGCCATAGTGGTGGTCTCATCGACAAGGAGAAAGAACAGATCGGACCCTTTTCTGTCTCCAGCAACATATCTCCGGCCATGGAGACAACCAATAAGATTATAACATCACGTGCCTTACCCTTCAAGGCAGTCCTTGACCACTTGATTTCTCTAACCGGAATCTCAACTTCCGACATCGGGACACACCTACTTGAGCTATTCGGCGGCGATGCTGGCCTAAAATTCCGGTTACCGGCGATGGATCTAATGGATCTTTTGGAGACTATGACGGCCCGTGAAAGACACGTGGATTCTGGGATACTGCTAAGCGGGTGTCAGGCGGATGAGACGTCTGCTGACGTCGGCGTTGGCAACGGGAAAGCGTACGGAGCGTTTAGCCACGCGATTCAGACGGTGTTGAAGGAAAATGGAGCTGCCTTGAAGAACAAGCAACTAGTGATGATGGCAAGGGATGTGCTTGAGAGACTAGGGTTTCATCAACACCCTTGTCTTTACTGCAGCGACCAGAACGCGGACGCGACGTTCCTATCTCAACATTGA
- the LOC104768613 gene encoding synaptotagmin-3-like isoform X1 yields the protein MGFLTSVLGIFGFAIGIPIGLIIGFFVLVYSKPKHQEYPPARPLVETSISVLLDLLPDIPLWMKNPDYERVDWFNRFLSYMWPYLDKAICRIIRISAQPIFADYIGKFCIESIEFEKLSLGTLPPTVHGVKYYETNEKELLLEPSLKWAGNPNIVLVLKVMSLRIRVQLVDLQFFATVRVALKPLLPTFPCFGMVVVSLMEKPHVDFGLKVLGGDLMSIPGLYRYVQETIKRQVSSMYHWPQVLEIPILDASTASVKKPVGLLHVNIIRARNLLKKDLLGTSDPYVKLSLTGEKLPAKKTTIKKRNLNPEWNEHFKLIVKDPKSQVLQLEVFDWDKVGGHDRLGMQMIPLQKLNTGEKRAFNLDLIKNSNVVVDSVDKKKRGILELDLRYVPFREESLKSRNANKDEYERKESTDEKSSEDDDFLSHAGLLSVAIQSAKDVEGKKKHSNPYAVVLFGGEKKKTKMLKKTRDPRWNEEFQFTLEEPPVKESIRVGVMSKGTGFHFRSKEELGHVDINLEDVVVNGRINQKYHLINSRNGIIHIEIRWTTS from the exons atgggcttTTTGACAAGTGTGTTGGGGATCTTTGGTTTCGCAATCGGAATCCCTATTGGTCTCATCATTGGATTCTTCGTCTTGGTTTATTCTAAGCCTAAACACCAAGAG TATCCACCTGCGAGACCACTTGTTGAGACTAGTATCAGTGTCCTTCTTGATCTTTTACCAGACATTCCATTATGGATGAAGAATCCAGATTATGAAAGA GTGGACTGGTTTAACAGATTTCTCTCATACATGTGGCCTTACCTCGAcaag GCTATTTGCAGGATCATCCGGATTTCTGCACAACCTATATTTGCAGACTATATTGGGAAGTTCTGTATAGAATCTATTGAGTTTGAAAAATTGAGTCTTGGAACGCTTCCACCAACAGTTCACG GTGTTAAGTACTATGAGACCAACGAGAAGGAGCTTCTTTTAGAACCATCACTAAAGTGGGCAGGCAATCCCAACATTGTTTTGGTGCTAAAGGTGATGTCTTTACGAATTAGAGTTCAG CTCGTAGATCTCCAATTTTTTGCTACAGTGCGTGTAGCGCTGAAGCCTCTTCTGCCAACCTTCCCTTGTTTTGGAATGGTTGTAGTTTCATTAATGGAGAAG CCACATGTTGATTTTGGATTGAAAGTGCTTGGTGGAGATCTCATGTCCATACCGGGTCTCTACAGATATGTTCAG GAAACTATTAAAAGGCAAGTTTCAAGCATGTACCATTGGCCACAAGTGCTTGAGATACCAATTCTTGATGCTTCAAC AGCGTCTGTAAAGAAGCCTGTTGGATTACTTCATGTGAACATTATTCGAGCTCGTAATCTCCTAAAGAAGGACTTATTGGGAACTTCCGACCCTTATGTCAAGCTTAGTTTGACTGGAGAAAAGCTTCCAGCAAAGAAAACCACCATAAAGAAGAGGAACTTAAACCCAGAATGGAATGAACACTTCAAGCTCATCGTGAAGGACCCAAAATCACAAGTCCTTCAACTTGAAGTCTTTGACTGGGACAAG GTTGGAGGGCACGACAGATTGGGAATGCAGATGATCCCATTGCAAAAGCTTAACACGGGTGAGAAGAGAGCATTTAATCTTGACCTGATCAAGAACTCAAATGTTGTTGTGGATTCTGtggacaagaaaaaaagaggaataTTAGAGTTGGACCTCAGGTATGTGCCATTCAGAGAAGAAAGCCTTAAGAGTAGAAACGCAAATAAGGATGAGTACGAGAGGAAAGAAAGCACTGACGAGAAATcatcagaagatgatgattttCTCAGTCATGCCGGTCTACTCTCAGTTGCAATACAATCTGCCAAAGATGTCGAGGGCAAGAAGAAACACTCGAACCCTTATGCCGTTGTTCTCTTTggaggagaaaagaagaaaacaaag ATGCTGAAGAAAACACGAGACCCTCGATGGAATGAGGAATTCCAGTTTACACTCGAGGAGCCGCCAGTGAAAGAGAGTATACGCGTTGGGGTTATGAGTAAAGGAACTGGCTTTCACTTTCGATCCAAG GAGGAACTAGGACATGTAGACATAAATCTGGAGGATGTTGTTGTCAATGGAAGGATCAACCAGAAATACCATCTTATCAATTCCAGAAACGGCATTATTCACATTGAGATCCGTTGGACGACTAGTTAA
- the LOC104768612 gene encoding tyrosine-protein phosphatase yvh1-like, protein MKKLDLIRENLYLGDICAAAEVLEKGSSEISHLLTVFHCPYMTELYDKWRNAKLNSKVIKEVYVGGNGDDDDQEGREFARESALPSGNLLYSIEQTGKNLNFTRMVVFAHDKEWENLLDFFDLCLDFIDAGRKEKGVLVHCFAGQSRSASVVIAYLMRNEKLSSKDALASLRHSSHASPNPGFLKQLDLFERMNFKVDRSSSIYKKFRLKALGYLYSKDNKFDRLKLRDDPGLLTESCGSTYQCKKCSRVLLSQEQVIEHTPGDSDSEFDDMFKNMLGEVQNKNPGEVNQCTLYL, encoded by the exons ATGAAGAAGCTTGACCTAATTAGGGAGAATCTATACCTAGGCGATATATGCGCGGCTGCTGAGGTTCTCGAGAAAGGAAGCTCTGAGATTTCTCACCTTCTTACTGTTTTTCACTGCCCTTACATGACTGAACTCTACGATAAGTGGCGCAACGCGAAACTAAACTCAAAAGTAATCAAGGAAGTGTATGTTGGTGgtaatggtgatgatgatgatcaagaggGGAGAGAGTTTGCGAGAGAGAGCGCGTTGCCATCAGGGAATCTTTTGTATTCTATTGAGCAAACTGgtaaaaatctcaactttacGAGAATGGTTGTGTTTGCTCACGATAAGGAATGGGAGAATCTCCTTGATTTTTTCGATCTCTGTTTGGATTTTATCGATGCTGGTCGTAAAGAGAAAGGTGTTTTAGTTCATTGCTTTGCTGGACAATCTCGAAG TGCTTCTGTGGTTATTGCGTATCTGATGAGGAATGAAAAGCTATCTTCGAAAG ACGCTTTGGCATCACTCAGGCACAGCAGTCACGCTAGTCCTAATCCTGGCTTCTTAAAACAG TTGGATTTGTTTGAGAGAATGAACTTCAAAGTCGACCGTTCCAGCTCTATCTACAAGAAATTCCGTCTAAAAGCTTTAG GTTACTTATATAGCAAGGATAACAAATTTGACAGATTGAAGTTAAGGGATGATCCGGGTTTGTTAACTGAGAGTTGTGGTAGTACGTACCAGTGCAAGAAATGCAGTAGAGTGTTATTGTCCCAGGAGCAAGTAATTGAGCATACTCCAGGTGACTCTGATTCCGAGTTTGATGACATGTTTAAAAACATGTTAGGAGAGGTTCAGAACAAGAATCCTGGTGAGGTGAACCAGTGTACTTTATATTTGTAG